AGCTCGACCACGATGGACCCGTCCAGGTGCATGGAGGACGAGTCCTCGTCCTCTAGGCCCAGTTCACCGGCCTCGATCTGCCCCTCCAATCGATTGAGCTCTCGACGGTCTACTTCCACTTCGTTCTCCACATCCTCTGTGGGCTTTACCTTTCGTTCACCCTCTTTTATCCAGGAGCGCCGCATGAATGCCATGCCAGCTCTTAGCAGCTGATTATTGCGTACCCTTTCTTTCAACCAAGGGAATTGATTGTACAGAGCGACATCCGATACTCGGGTGGATAGATAATACTCCGGCTGCTGGTCTGAAAGAACCTCGATCAACTGTAGAGCCAAAGTGGTCTTGCCAGTACCTGCCTCGCCCTTGATCAAAAGCGAGTGTCCGCCCGGCGAAAGAAGGAAATCTATTATTTCACAAGGTATTGTTCCGAGGCTCTTCTTGTTCACGTCACACCTGGCGAATAATTCCATCGAGGGATATTAATGCTATTCGCCTGGTTATCAAAGAGCACAAACATCCACGATGATAGTAAGCTTATATGCGAGGAATATCATTGCAGAATCCTATTCAATAATTGGTGCTGCAAATGTTGATCTGTCCTTTAGATTTCCGATATGGCCGTAAGGAGATGAAGACGATATTCTCCGAGGACCAAAGGATCGACCTTCAGCTCAAGGTCGAAGCGGCTTTGGCCAGAGCGCACGCCAAGGTGGGGAACGTTCCCCGTTCCGCTGCCAGGGAGATCACATCTCGGGCCTCAATATCCATCGTCACCCGGGAGAGGGTGTACGAGATCGAGAACGAGACCAAGCACGATGTCATGGCCGTTGTCAAGGCGTTATCCGAGAAGTGTGGCGAGGCTGGAAATTACGTTCATCTGGGGGCGACATCCAATGATATCATCGATACTACGACCGCCCTGCAGCTGAAAGCAGGTTTGGACATAATCGAGGAGAACCTTCGGTCACTTCTCTCGACCCTTATCAAGGTAGCAGAGGAGCACCGCGACACCATGTGCATGGGACGAACTCACGGTCAGAACGCCATTCCTACCACCTATGGGTTCAAGGTGGCCGGTTACGCCTCCGAGGTCATGAGGCATATCGAGCGTCTTCGAGAATGTCGCAAGAGGGTATGCGTTGGCAAACTTTCTGGAGCGATAGGTACCGCGGCCGCATTGGGTCCGAAGGCTCGTGATGTGCAAGCGATCATGATGAAGGACCTCGGGCTGGGGTATGAGGAAGCGGCCACCCAGGTGGTCTGCCGGGACCGTTACACGGAAATGGTCTGCTTGATGGCTAACATAAGCACTTCGTGCGAAAGATATGCGACGGAGGTGCGTAACCTGCAGCGCTCGGAGATCGCCGAGGTCGCCGAATCCTTCGACTCCAAGAAACAGGTGGGAAGTTCCACCATGGCTCACAAACGCAACCCCATAACATCGGAGAACGTCTGCGGGCTCAGCCGCATAGTGCGCGGTTTCGTCACCCCCACGTTCGAGAACATGGTGCTATGGCACGAGAGGGACCTTAGCAATTCCTCCGCTGAGAGGTTCATCATCCCTCATGTCATGATCCTCACGGACGACGTATTGGCGAAGATGGAGACGGTTTTCTGCGGGCTCACAATAAACAAGGATAACATGCTGAGGAACATCAACGCCGCCAAGGGCTTGATAATGGCCGAACCGGTGATGATGGCGTTGACGTCCAAAGGCATCGGCCGGCAGGACGCCCATGAGATCGTACGCTCCCGAAGCATGATCGCCGAGGACAAGGGCTGGGACCTTCAGAAGGCATTACTGCAGGACCCGCTGGTCAAGAAGCACTTCACCAAGGTGGAGCTGGCAGCGATCATGGACCCGGTCAACTACCTGGGGTTCGCGCCTCAGATGACCGATGATGTGATGACCAAGGCCAAGAAGTTACTAGGTTGATACCACTAGCTCGCCATCGGCCGAACGGACGATCGAAAGTTAGCGGTTCCACCAGTGATGGCATCAGCATTTGATGTGCATGATGGCCACGAACTTGGATCTCTCATCATTTACCAGTTGAATGGCGTCCGTGGTGATCCGGGCGACGTATCCATATTCTCGCAGAATCACCTTGGCGTTGGGGGTCAGGGGGAGCATGCCCTTGAAACCGGACCCTATTATGACCTTTTCAGGTCTTTCTTCCGAAAGGAAATGAAGTTCACGTTCTGAGAGGGGGACGTGAAAGTAATCACCCTTGAAATCCATTGAAGCGGTCTCGTCCCTTTCGCTCACCGTTCCATCCGTATGAATTATGATGTCTGTTTCATATCGTACATTATTGACAGTGATCCAGCGGTAATAGCCATCCACCTTGATTCCGCCGTTTGTTTTTTCCATCATCATCATCAGTTCCTTGTCTTAACACCATTGAGATAATGCTCCATATAATTTTCTAAACGCTCACGAGTTCAGAACCGATGGTCAGGGTTTCGGCACTCACCTTGTGGTTTGATGATCTCGATGGTCGGTGACAGGTCGATACGTGGTCTTGCAGACCGGACCATTTCGAATTCATCGAAGCTAGCCATTGTTCGATTTGTTGTCGATCGATGCAGGGTGATATGCATGTCAAAGTAGGGCGGTCCTCTCAATGCATCGAACCTTTTTGATGGTCTAGGCCAGTATAATGCACGTTCGTGACCTACAAAACATTATAAACATGGTTTCGATTCCTGAGTCTCACAGGGGCACTTAGATCAGCGGATGCGTCTATCCGACGCCGTTAAAGATCGCTGCCTTCGCAAGGCAGAGGCCGGGGGTTCAAATCCCCCAGTGTCCATTTTTTCATCTGGCTAACCTCGCATTTGTTCCATTTTTTCAGAAAAAAGTCACCTGGTATACTCTGGTATCAGAGTGGTATTATTTCCGGTATATCATTCGGTATTAAGGGCGGTTAATCACGGTTTAAAGAAAATGGGTCGAGCATTATGAGGATCGACCCATCTAATAATCGATTTTACTTCGCGCCCTTGATCATATTCCAAGTCTGTTTAAAGTCGAAAACAGGGAGGGTCTTGATCGTTTGGAATGACATCATCGCCTGACTCTCTGGTGTCATCATCAATCCCATCAGTGCGTCCATGCTCGGTGTATCGAACAACATATAGACCATGTGTGTTGGGTGGTCATTCCAAAATCCGATCATCTTCACACCAAATTTACTGCAATTTGTCTCCGCTGTCTCGAACCATTTAAGCGTTACCGCTCTGTATTTTTCCACATATGTAGGACAAGATTCAGGGTTGTGTTTCGCTACCTGCATCACTAACATTTGATTACCTCCTTTCCCCCATCCCAATAAAAAAAGGGGTGTTGTCTTCCCTTTATACATATGCGTGATCGGAAACGTCAAGTGTCGAAGAAAGAAAACAGGAGAAAGAGGTTTGAGTTTGGTTTCTTTTCCTCAAAGATAAGATTCTCCTATAAAGGGGGGCAAAATCA
The sequence above is a segment of the Methanomassiliicoccales archaeon genome. Coding sequences within it:
- the purB gene encoding adenylosuccinate lyase — encoded protein: MLICPLDFRYGRKEMKTIFSEDQRIDLQLKVEAALARAHAKVGNVPRSAAREITSRASISIVTRERVYEIENETKHDVMAVVKALSEKCGEAGNYVHLGATSNDIIDTTTALQLKAGLDIIEENLRSLLSTLIKVAEEHRDTMCMGRTHGQNAIPTTYGFKVAGYASEVMRHIERLRECRKRVCVGKLSGAIGTAAALGPKARDVQAIMMKDLGLGYEEAATQVVCRDRYTEMVCLMANISTSCERYATEVRNLQRSEIAEVAESFDSKKQVGSSTMAHKRNPITSENVCGLSRIVRGFVTPTFENMVLWHERDLSNSSAERFIIPHVMILTDDVLAKMETVFCGLTINKDNMLRNINAAKGLIMAEPVMMALTSKGIGRQDAHEIVRSRSMIAEDKGWDLQKALLQDPLVKKHFTKVELAAIMDPVNYLGFAPQMTDDVMTKAKKLLG